A genomic region of Porticoccaceae bacterium LTM1 contains the following coding sequences:
- a CDS encoding thiamine pyrophosphate-dependent enzyme, producing MTSQASITAPNPYEQNFGKAYSDLLPTLGNTIVDILKFFGCERVYGVGGDFAANLIGALTTGLEVLPSGNEMHAGFTACGQAEIESLGVCLTTYTVGSLPCTSAAALAMSERLPVIFISGAPGESEVADIAIHHTVTSAGSWKTEYNAAIRAFAGLGMRTERLQGARNEGQPNIAGERFFQLVAHAYTHKEPVFIEIPRDLVNAKTQPIRLPESPLLAYPEYQLLDGTAPIADDIWRKLSIAQNPLLYIGEKAKLNKDLKALLLAFSERLNIPFATSWFAKGIFDESHPLCLGAYNGAFSNPDCRRYIETEVDYVLDVASSIHVQDANNAFCSDTHHIERFANKTILKGAANNERDLIEVFQLLLEKPVSPFSYQPIERSPQQWESDDRIDFHNLTDVLNGIQQQDHNRYVYLPEVGNSYFASYSLITRNPQLGRGWITNPWYAAMGTSLPYARACAEKIKATGSNDRTVVITGDGGFHFQANELIHFLKNDLPVTIVLMRNNIFHLGKSGDAPIYHCSDKDFDFLQLVKAYGGEGRVCSTVGDFQEYFLECVTENKGIKLIEVPAIPTEEYQCNEIRLLNLYIKARNGIPEAAEEWQRLVDQQ from the coding sequence ATGACCAGCCAAGCCTCAATAACTGCCCCCAACCCTTACGAGCAAAACTTTGGAAAGGCATATAGTGATTTGCTGCCAACCCTTGGCAATACCATTGTCGACATTCTCAAATTTTTTGGTTGTGAACGGGTTTATGGCGTGGGGGGGGATTTTGCGGCCAATCTGATCGGGGCACTCACTACCGGGCTTGAAGTACTACCTTCTGGCAATGAAATGCACGCTGGCTTCACCGCCTGCGGTCAGGCAGAAATAGAAAGCCTCGGCGTTTGCTTGACCACTTATACTGTTGGCAGCCTGCCCTGCACTTCCGCTGCCGCACTGGCAATGTCCGAGCGCCTACCCGTTATTTTCATATCCGGTGCTCCGGGCGAAAGCGAAGTTGCTGATATTGCCATTCACCATACTGTCACTTCCGCTGGCTCCTGGAAAACCGAATACAACGCTGCCATAAGGGCTTTCGCCGGCTTGGGTATGCGTACCGAAAGATTGCAAGGGGCGCGCAACGAAGGTCAGCCCAACATAGCAGGTGAACGCTTTTTTCAATTAGTCGCTCATGCCTACACTCACAAAGAGCCCGTCTTCATCGAAATACCACGGGATTTGGTAAACGCCAAAACCCAGCCGATACGATTGCCGGAATCTCCATTGTTGGCGTATCCGGAATATCAATTACTGGATGGTACTGCGCCAATCGCCGACGACATATGGCGCAAACTGAGTATTGCTCAAAACCCGCTGTTGTATATCGGTGAAAAGGCTAAATTGAATAAAGACCTCAAAGCGTTATTGCTAGCATTCAGTGAACGGTTAAATATTCCATTCGCCACCAGCTGGTTTGCAAAAGGTATATTCGATGAAAGTCACCCTCTTTGCCTGGGAGCCTATAATGGAGCATTCAGCAATCCTGACTGCCGTCGGTATATCGAAACAGAGGTAGATTATGTACTTGATGTAGCGTCGAGCATTCACGTTCAGGATGCCAACAACGCCTTCTGTTCTGACACACATCACATTGAGCGCTTTGCCAACAAAACTATCCTGAAAGGCGCTGCCAACAATGAAAGGGATTTAATCGAAGTATTTCAACTACTGTTGGAAAAGCCTGTTTCTCCTTTTTCGTACCAGCCAATAGAGCGCTCTCCACAGCAGTGGGAATCAGACGATCGAATTGATTTCCACAACCTGACAGATGTACTCAATGGCATTCAACAACAAGACCATAATCGCTATGTCTATCTACCAGAAGTGGGCAACTCCTATTTCGCCAGCTACAGCTTAATCACCCGGAACCCACAGCTAGGCCGCGGCTGGATAACCAACCCCTGGTATGCCGCCATGGGCACAAGCCTGCCCTACGCGCGAGCTTGTGCAGAAAAAATCAAAGCTACTGGCAGCAATGATCGCACTGTTGTAATTACCGGTGACGGCGGCTTCCACTTCCAGGCCAATGAGCTAATTCATTTTTTAAAGAATGATTTGCCAGTCACCATTGTGCTTATGCGCAATAATATTTTTCATTTAGGCAAAAGTGGTGATGCTCCCATCTACCATTGCTCTGATAAAGATTTCGACTTTCTGCAACTTGTCAAAGCCTATGGTGGCGAAGGAAGGGTCTGCTCGACTGTAGGTGACTTTCAGGAATATTTCCTGGAGTGTGTAACTGAAAACAAAGGAATTAAATTAATTGAAGTACCAGCTATTCCCACAGAAGAATATCAATGCAATGAAATTCGTCTGCTGAATCTGTATATCAAGGCACGAAACGGGATACCAGAAGCGGCTGAAGAGTGGCAGAGGCTGGTAGATCAGCAATAA
- a CDS encoding aminoacyl-histidine dipeptidase — protein sequence MTQLVELQPAVLWKHFQELCNRPHPSKQEQAVVDYVLGVAKARGLESKVDNVGNVIISKPATAGMEDRVGVILQSHLDMVPQKNASSSHNFATDPIKAYVDGEWVTAEGTTLGADNGIGCAAMLAMLESTDIPHGPLEALFTIDEEAGMTGAQGLEPGWLEGKILLNLDSEDEGELFVGCAGGVDVNIKLPFQSEPVDTGSVAFEMNVGGLVGGHSGLNINDGRGNANKLTNRLLSEAVERFGVGVYQFNGGTLRNAIPREAFTGITVPAEQVEAFKAYVDEFASLARTELLGVDDGLTVTLEAAELPEKQIARECLNKFIKAMYACPSGAARMISALPGVVETSNNLAVVFSDDQFIYVQCLTRSAVDSARDDFAQSVASAFELAGADVHFGGAYPGWTPKMGTPLLEMMVAKHNELFGYEPKVTVIHAGLECGILGATYPHWDMISFGPTIRGAHSPDEKVFIPAVANFWRYFKAALEAIPASN from the coding sequence TTGACCCAGCTCGTTGAACTTCAGCCCGCCGTACTCTGGAAGCACTTCCAGGAATTGTGCAATCGCCCCCACCCTTCCAAGCAGGAACAGGCAGTGGTGGATTATGTGCTTGGCGTTGCCAAGGCAAGAGGGCTGGAGAGCAAAGTCGATAACGTGGGCAATGTGATTATCTCCAAACCAGCGACAGCGGGTATGGAAGACCGCGTTGGAGTGATTCTGCAAAGCCACCTCGACATGGTGCCACAGAAGAACGCCAGTTCCAGCCATAATTTTGCCACCGACCCGATCAAGGCGTATGTGGATGGAGAGTGGGTTACTGCCGAGGGAACCACCTTGGGCGCGGATAACGGCATTGGCTGCGCGGCTATGCTGGCGATGCTGGAATCTACAGATATTCCACACGGCCCATTGGAGGCGCTGTTTACCATTGACGAAGAGGCTGGAATGACCGGCGCCCAAGGGTTAGAGCCGGGCTGGTTGGAGGGCAAGATTCTCCTCAACCTGGATTCTGAGGACGAGGGTGAATTGTTTGTCGGCTGTGCCGGTGGGGTTGATGTAAATATCAAATTACCATTCCAGAGCGAGCCAGTAGACACTGGTTCTGTCGCGTTTGAAATGAACGTGGGCGGACTTGTGGGTGGTCACAGTGGCCTGAATATCAATGACGGTCGCGGCAACGCCAACAAGCTGACCAATCGCCTGTTGAGTGAGGCGGTCGAGCGTTTTGGAGTTGGTGTTTATCAGTTCAATGGCGGCACACTGCGCAATGCCATTCCGCGTGAAGCGTTTACCGGTATTACCGTGCCAGCGGAGCAAGTTGAAGCGTTCAAAGCCTATGTGGATGAGTTTGCCAGCTTGGCCCGTACCGAACTGTTGGGTGTCGACGACGGATTAACCGTAACCCTGGAAGCTGCCGAGCTGCCGGAGAAACAGATCGCTCGCGAATGTCTAAACAAATTTATCAAAGCCATGTACGCCTGTCCGAGTGGTGCGGCTCGTATGATCAGTGCGTTGCCTGGTGTGGTGGAGACATCCAACAATCTGGCGGTGGTGTTCTCGGATGACCAGTTTATCTATGTTCAGTGTTTGACCCGTAGCGCTGTCGACAGTGCTCGCGATGATTTTGCCCAGTCGGTAGCCAGTGCTTTTGAGTTGGCCGGTGCCGATGTCCATTTTGGCGGTGCGTATCCCGGCTGGACCCCCAAAATGGGGACTCCACTGTTGGAAATGATGGTTGCCAAGCACAATGAGCTGTTTGGCTATGAGCCAAAAGTTACGGTAATTCACGCAGGGCTTGAGTGCGGAATTTTGGGAGCGACCTATCCCCACTGGGATATGATCTCGTTTGGCCCAACCATTCGCGGTGCTCACTCACCGGATGAGAAAGTATTTATTCCGGCAGTGGCGAACTTCTGGCGTTACTTCAAAGCGGCACTGGAAGCGATACCTGCCAGTAATTAA
- a CDS encoding L-serine ammonia-lyase: protein MALSVFDLFKIGIGPSSSHTVGPMRAALEFAQELKASGALANTARIKAELYGSLGATGKGHGSPKAVVLGLQGESPETVDVATIRDRMTQLEAEKQLLVLGEHNLKFDRDTDLILHRRKSLPYHPNGMLFTAFDAQGEEISKKAYYSVGGGFVVDEKTASNDNPIVEDATKLPYPFKTGNELLELCKKHNMSISQIMWENEKSWRPEAETRAQLLKIWEVMRECVDNGIKNEGVLPGGLNVPRRAPQLYQKLMQRPESALSDPLSVLDWVSLYALAVNEENAAGGRVVTSPTNGAAGIIPAVMHYYDRFTPGANEDGIIEMLLTAAAIGILYKLNASISGAEVGCQGEVGSACSMAAGALAEVLGGTPAQVENAAEIGMEHNLGLTCDPVGGLVQVPCIERNAMAAIKAISAARMALRGDGEHFVSLDKVIKTMRDTGLEMHSKYKETSRGGLAVNVVEVPVNIIEC, encoded by the coding sequence ATGGCACTCAGCGTATTTGACCTTTTCAAGATTGGCATTGGCCCCTCCAGCTCCCACACCGTCGGTCCGATGCGGGCTGCCCTGGAGTTTGCCCAGGAACTGAAAGCCTCGGGCGCACTGGCCAATACCGCTCGTATCAAAGCCGAACTGTACGGTTCCCTGGGTGCTACCGGCAAAGGTCACGGTTCTCCCAAGGCGGTGGTACTGGGGCTTCAAGGTGAATCACCGGAAACAGTCGACGTTGCTACCATACGCGATCGCATGACCCAGCTGGAAGCCGAAAAGCAGTTACTGGTACTGGGTGAACACAACCTGAAATTTGACCGTGATACCGACCTGATCCTGCACCGCCGCAAAAGCCTGCCCTACCACCCCAACGGCATGCTGTTTACGGCGTTCGACGCTCAGGGTGAAGAGATCTCTAAAAAAGCCTATTACTCAGTTGGTGGCGGCTTTGTAGTGGATGAAAAAACTGCGTCCAACGACAACCCGATTGTTGAGGATGCCACCAAACTCCCTTACCCCTTCAAAACCGGTAACGAGCTTTTGGAGCTGTGTAAAAAGCACAATATGTCTATCAGCCAGATTATGTGGGAGAACGAAAAATCCTGGCGCCCTGAGGCAGAGACTCGAGCACAGCTGCTGAAAATCTGGGAGGTTATGCGCGAGTGTGTGGACAATGGCATCAAAAATGAGGGAGTACTGCCAGGCGGACTGAATGTACCCCGCCGTGCTCCTCAACTGTACCAAAAGTTGATGCAACGCCCAGAGTCGGCACTATCAGACCCGCTCAGTGTACTGGACTGGGTGAGCCTCTACGCCCTGGCAGTGAATGAAGAGAACGCCGCCGGTGGGCGGGTGGTGACTTCACCGACTAACGGAGCGGCGGGCATCATCCCGGCGGTAATGCACTACTATGATCGCTTTACTCCCGGCGCTAATGAAGACGGCATCATTGAAATGCTGCTGACTGCCGCCGCAATTGGCATCCTGTATAAACTCAACGCATCTATTTCCGGAGCGGAAGTAGGTTGCCAGGGCGAAGTCGGGTCAGCCTGCTCCATGGCAGCCGGTGCGCTGGCCGAAGTTCTGGGTGGTACACCCGCCCAGGTAGAAAACGCTGCAGAGATCGGCATGGAACACAATCTTGGCCTGACTTGCGACCCAGTGGGCGGATTGGTTCAGGTGCCCTGTATCGAGCGTAACGCAATGGCAGCCATCAAGGCCATCAGCGCAGCCCGTATGGCACTGCGCGGTGATGGAGAGCACTTTGTCTCTCTTGATAAAGTCATTAAAACCATGCGGGATACGGGCCTGGAGATGCACTCCAAGTACAAAGAGACCTCCCGTGGTGGATTGGCGGTTAACGTTGTTGAGGTACCTGTAAATATCATCGAGTGCTGA
- a CDS encoding ABC transporter permease yields MFQSYFLTAFRNLIKHPLNNAINIFGLSLGLACCVTLLIFITYQLSFDKQFQDIDRVYILQTTIEFGNGNERTSSTIDKEKYEQIKNALPGLELITSLSRGNITIQRELEFEETLHYTDNTFFNIFNLRFLEGSPVGALDKPNSVILTRSKAQKYFGKQPALGKQLPVSDGLLTVTGVIEDIPENSHLKSNDIGILAALSGKPEPRNANQFWNRSSLTTYVKMRQEISLDDMNRRLANATPEQVREEADRNAEQSPRRRDFANMKQTLSAIKVRNSHLQNVNISERSIRRGQTGSGDLFQNWYFIYIAGGLALAVLVISCVNFINLTTARFTQRNREIGLRKVLGAGRNNIFVQFICETFVLTFLAVIVAFFLSLASLPWFEALVQIDLSNTSYASLEFFAGLVGLIAFTTILAGFYPSMVLSRVKPAAALSSGGSSNNKNRLRKILTIVQFGFSILLATTCITLYYQVNHLKNLDLGFELDNISIVPAQSWGRGRNQEESNNKRDILTKELLANQAIHSVSTPALSFGAQTEYQFEDRDPVALNMVVADYQFFDHYQVDMLSGKSFSSRDKSYAVTVPPWGGAPQTSGGVILTLSGMDKLGLGNSKELIGKKLVMQNDQGEPSGIELEILGVANAFPKVLEDSQIPLTADYIVLSESPLGMMSVRIRDGQWATGKEHIQSVIEKVLPNQANRIMYPKQLLDGLFTTMERALYSVGLFAVIAIVIAILGLYAMSSFVVERRTREIGIRKVLGSSIPKVTLLLLWDFSKPVLIALAFAAPVAYLGANQIIQHIAARIPLEFITFGVVPFMMMAISLLTVSSHTLKAALIDPVVALRYE; encoded by the coding sequence ATGTTTCAGAGTTATTTTTTGACTGCATTCCGCAACCTGATCAAGCACCCACTGAATAATGCCATCAATATTTTCGGGTTGTCGCTTGGACTCGCTTGCTGTGTAACACTATTGATATTTATCACCTATCAGTTGAGCTTTGATAAGCAATTTCAAGATATTGACAGAGTTTATATTCTTCAAACTACCATAGAGTTTGGCAACGGAAACGAGCGAACCAGCTCAACTATCGATAAAGAGAAGTACGAACAAATTAAAAATGCCCTTCCAGGACTCGAGCTGATCACCAGTTTGTCACGGGGAAATATAACTATCCAACGGGAGCTGGAGTTTGAAGAAACACTCCACTACACCGACAACACATTCTTTAATATTTTTAATCTACGATTTTTAGAAGGCTCTCCTGTCGGCGCTTTGGACAAGCCCAACTCTGTCATCCTGACTCGCAGTAAGGCTCAAAAATATTTTGGAAAACAGCCCGCTCTTGGAAAACAGCTTCCTGTATCAGACGGTTTACTCACAGTTACAGGCGTTATTGAGGACATTCCCGAAAACAGCCACCTGAAGAGCAACGATATAGGCATACTCGCTGCACTTTCTGGAAAGCCCGAACCAAGAAATGCCAATCAATTCTGGAACCGAAGCTCTCTGACAACTTATGTAAAAATGAGGCAGGAAATCTCTCTTGATGACATGAATCGACGACTGGCCAACGCCACCCCTGAACAGGTGAGAGAAGAGGCTGATCGGAATGCAGAGCAGTCTCCACGCCGCAGAGATTTTGCCAATATGAAGCAAACTCTCAGCGCCATCAAAGTACGCAACTCTCATTTACAAAATGTAAATATCAGTGAGCGGTCAATTCGGCGAGGGCAAACCGGATCTGGAGATCTTTTTCAAAATTGGTACTTCATATATATAGCTGGAGGCCTTGCACTTGCCGTTCTGGTGATTTCCTGTGTGAACTTTATCAACCTTACAACAGCCCGCTTCACTCAGCGAAATCGTGAAATTGGTTTGCGCAAGGTACTCGGGGCAGGCCGCAATAATATTTTTGTACAGTTTATCTGTGAAACTTTTGTCCTTACCTTTTTAGCGGTTATCGTTGCATTTTTTCTGTCTCTTGCCAGCCTGCCATGGTTTGAGGCTCTTGTACAAATAGATCTGTCCAATACCTCTTATGCCAGCCTGGAATTTTTTGCAGGGTTAGTGGGTTTGATTGCCTTTACAACAATTTTGGCAGGCTTCTATCCATCCATGGTACTTTCTCGTGTAAAACCTGCAGCAGCACTGTCTTCAGGTGGCTCCTCCAATAATAAAAACCGACTTCGAAAAATCCTGACCATTGTACAATTCGGGTTTTCGATATTACTCGCCACAACTTGTATCACGCTCTACTATCAGGTCAATCACCTGAAAAACCTGGACCTGGGCTTTGAGCTGGATAACATTTCTATCGTACCAGCCCAGAGCTGGGGCCGCGGACGAAATCAGGAGGAAAGTAATAACAAGCGGGACATTTTGACCAAGGAACTTCTGGCAAACCAAGCCATTCACTCAGTATCCACTCCTGCGTTGTCATTTGGGGCTCAAACGGAATATCAATTTGAAGATCGCGACCCGGTTGCCCTTAACATGGTGGTCGCCGATTATCAGTTTTTTGACCATTACCAGGTTGACATGCTGTCTGGCAAATCGTTTTCAAGTCGGGATAAATCATATGCGGTAACAGTTCCACCGTGGGGGGGAGCCCCTCAAACCAGTGGCGGTGTCATATTGACGCTTAGCGGTATGGATAAACTTGGTCTTGGTAACAGCAAAGAGTTAATTGGCAAAAAGCTGGTCATGCAAAATGATCAAGGTGAGCCAAGCGGTATTGAACTTGAAATTCTTGGTGTCGCCAACGCATTCCCCAAAGTATTGGAGGACTCTCAAATCCCCCTGACTGCAGACTACATAGTATTATCCGAAAGTCCCCTGGGGATGATGAGCGTTAGAATTCGGGACGGCCAATGGGCCACTGGCAAGGAACACATTCAAAGTGTTATTGAGAAGGTTTTACCCAATCAGGCAAACCGGATCATGTATCCGAAACAGCTGCTGGACGGTCTATTCACCACTATGGAAAGAGCGCTTTACAGCGTCGGTTTATTTGCTGTTATTGCAATTGTAATTGCCATATTAGGTCTTTATGCGATGTCCAGCTTTGTCGTTGAACGCCGCACACGGGAAATCGGAATTCGCAAAGTACTTGGCTCTTCCATACCAAAGGTTACCCTGTTATTGCTTTGGGATTTCAGTAAACCGGTACTGATAGCTCTGGCGTTTGCCGCTCCCGTAGCCTATTTGGGCGCCAATCAGATTATTCAGCACATTGCCGCACGAATTCCGCTGGAATTTATTACCTTTGGGGTTGTCCCCTTTATGATGATGGCAATCTCACTACTGACTGTAAGCAGCCACACATTGAAAGCGGCACTAATAGATCCTGTTGTCGCATTGAGGTATGAGTAA
- a CDS encoding efflux RND transporter periplasmic adaptor subunit — MGMDRAIKKKRWTAKRIILLSVAAGGLGWLIWATASVSGKSTYRMERDYAAIATVQKGEFRDYIALRGTVEPYRSMPINISQGGTVDEIYSEVGDFVKANDPLVKFHDPNFELGVLDKAGTISEQINRSSETRLQLEKSLRDLRTQLNDTAYRIETRQRELSRKQALLEKQLISKDQIENLEFELKHDIEQHKRLSDDLTREEKAFPQKIKQLNESDERAQKHLEIVEASMDNLVTRAPISGQIVEMEIELGEQKGNGVLGRIDDVSKFIVVADVDEYYLNRVKTGQTAIFELGNKELTATVNKVYPQIKSGRFEINLELPESEEVVNQLRRGLSLQLQLELGAANQSLLLANGSFINDTGGNWAFVLNENGDIAIKRDIRLGRKNNDSIEVQGGLREGEQVIISSYAGLEDFDEIILTN, encoded by the coding sequence ATGGGAATGGATCGCGCCATCAAAAAGAAACGCTGGACAGCCAAAAGAATTATATTGCTGTCGGTAGCTGCCGGCGGTCTGGGATGGCTGATTTGGGCGACGGCCAGTGTCAGCGGCAAAAGCACATACCGCATGGAGCGCGACTACGCCGCAATTGCCACCGTTCAGAAAGGTGAATTTCGGGACTATATTGCCCTGCGCGGCACAGTAGAGCCCTATCGATCCATGCCAATCAATATTTCTCAAGGTGGTACCGTCGACGAAATCTACTCCGAAGTCGGCGATTTTGTTAAAGCCAATGACCCACTGGTGAAATTCCACGACCCCAACTTTGAATTAGGGGTGTTGGATAAAGCAGGAACCATTTCCGAACAAATCAACCGCAGTAGTGAAACCAGGCTGCAGTTGGAAAAATCACTGCGCGATCTCAGAACACAGCTGAACGATACCGCATATCGAATCGAAACCAGGCAGAGAGAGCTGAGCCGCAAACAGGCCCTTCTGGAAAAGCAGCTGATCAGCAAAGACCAGATTGAAAACCTTGAATTTGAGCTGAAGCATGATATCGAGCAACACAAGCGCCTCTCTGATGACCTGACAAGAGAAGAAAAGGCTTTTCCACAAAAAATCAAACAGCTCAACGAAAGTGATGAACGAGCTCAGAAACACCTGGAAATTGTCGAAGCCAGTATGGACAACCTGGTAACTCGCGCCCCGATTAGCGGGCAAATAGTTGAAATGGAAATCGAGCTGGGTGAACAAAAAGGAAATGGCGTGCTGGGCCGAATTGATGATGTCAGTAAGTTCATTGTGGTTGCTGATGTTGACGAATATTACCTGAACAGGGTGAAAACCGGTCAAACAGCAATTTTTGAGTTGGGCAACAAAGAGCTCACGGCCACAGTGAACAAGGTTTACCCACAAATTAAAAGCGGGCGCTTTGAAATCAATCTGGAACTGCCTGAATCGGAAGAAGTGGTCAATCAGTTACGTCGTGGTTTGAGCTTGCAATTACAACTGGAACTGGGCGCGGCAAACCAATCACTATTGCTGGCCAATGGCAGCTTCATCAACGATACCGGTGGTAACTGGGCCTTTGTACTTAATGAAAACGGAGATATCGCCATCAAAAGGGATATTCGCCTGGGACGAAAAAACAATGACTCCATCGAGGTTCAGGGGGGACTGAGAGAAGGTGAACAGGTCATTATTTCAAGTTATGCAGGACTTGAAGACTTCGACGAAATTATTCTGACGAACTGA
- a CDS encoding TolC family protein encodes MKIKLLSIATALAISANSHGESLADIYELALANDPTYQQAVVEYKIGQRSNYKAWANFLPKLNIDPSGSYSEGTGATFRSKRGDDDWVTNEGKETESKSASIGRLTFNLGINDWFTFQNSLMNDDEAKYRFAQAQQNLIISVTNKYFSVLKAYDQLRIAQKSQELSRINLELAQTQLDQGLNTITDLHSAKADFYSKQISTQDAQVAFDQAFEALSLLTGKAHYELEGFEEKIPSPAPSPSDPESWINEAMSSNYNLKLDAITREKARNTRQADKLFYLPRVNMSWGGQSYNSTPGTSSIEKIPVTDENGDVVLIEQQITSPSQRNLRRGGESLTVNLNIPLFGDNGLSWIQRKENAEREQIAQENFIKSRRQTEFDIRSNFLSILSQQKRLELQEMQLEQSQLAYEKTLIEYEHGSKSMVDLLQQQTNLMQSEKSNSDTRFQYIEQLLRLKQDAGKLTPADIYEIDSWLSEDAEIIATQRTFEAAASQIESITTNTTKE; translated from the coding sequence ATGAAAATTAAACTACTCAGTATCGCCACCGCCCTTGCAATCAGTGCCAACAGCCATGGCGAATCACTGGCTGACATCTATGAGCTGGCTCTGGCTAATGACCCGACTTACCAGCAAGCCGTAGTGGAATATAAAATTGGTCAACGCAGCAACTACAAAGCCTGGGCAAATTTTTTGCCGAAATTGAATATTGACCCTTCCGGCTCATATTCTGAAGGAACTGGAGCAACCTTTCGAAGTAAAAGAGGGGATGATGATTGGGTTACCAACGAAGGAAAAGAAACAGAGAGTAAATCAGCCAGTATTGGCAGACTCACCTTCAATCTTGGCATCAACGACTGGTTCACTTTTCAAAACAGCTTGATGAATGACGATGAGGCAAAATATCGATTTGCCCAAGCTCAGCAGAATTTAATTATCAGCGTTACCAATAAGTACTTTTCTGTACTAAAGGCGTATGATCAATTAAGGATAGCCCAGAAAAGCCAGGAATTAAGCAGGATCAATCTGGAATTGGCACAGACCCAACTGGACCAGGGCCTGAATACCATTACTGACCTCCATAGTGCCAAAGCCGACTTTTACAGCAAACAAATCTCCACTCAAGACGCACAGGTTGCCTTTGATCAGGCATTTGAAGCGCTCAGTTTACTGACGGGTAAAGCTCACTATGAGCTGGAAGGGTTTGAAGAAAAAATCCCCAGCCCCGCGCCTTCACCCTCTGATCCGGAAAGTTGGATCAATGAAGCCATGAGCAGCAATTACAATTTAAAGCTGGATGCAATTACGCGGGAAAAGGCCAGAAATACTCGACAAGCAGATAAGCTATTTTACTTACCTAGAGTCAATATGAGCTGGGGCGGACAAAGTTACAATAGCACTCCGGGCACCTCCAGCATTGAGAAAATCCCAGTTACTGATGAAAATGGCGACGTGGTATTAATCGAACAACAAATCACCAGCCCTTCTCAACGCAACCTTAGGAGAGGAGGTGAATCTCTTACAGTCAATCTGAATATTCCCCTGTTCGGAGACAATGGCCTCAGCTGGATACAGCGTAAGGAAAACGCCGAACGCGAGCAGATTGCCCAGGAAAACTTCATCAAGTCACGTCGCCAAACCGAGTTTGATATACGCAGTAATTTCCTCAGCATCCTCAGCCAGCAGAAACGGCTTGAATTACAGGAAATGCAGCTGGAACAGTCACAACTGGCTTACGAAAAAACATTGATCGAGTACGAGCATGGCAGTAAGAGCATGGTGGACCTGTTACAACAGCAAACCAACCTGATGCAAAGTGAAAAAAGTAACAGCGATACTCGCTTCCAGTACATCGAACAGCTGCTCAGGCTAAAACAGGATGCCGGCAAATTAACGCCAGCTGACATTTATGAGATTGATAGCTGGCTGAGTGAAGATGCAGAAATTATTGCCACTCAGCGCACCTTTGAAGCTGCAGCCTCTCAAATTGAATCCATAACGACTAATACCACAAAGGAATGA
- a CDS encoding ABC transporter ATP-binding protein: MLKLTNLVKRFTTDEVETSALNGINLTIKEGEFVAVMGPSGCGKSTLLNIVGMLDTPDDGSYVFNGEEIAHYNENQRANLRKNNLGFIFQSFNLIDELTVAENVDLALLYQGVPAKERKQRVTEVLEKMNIAHRAKHFPQQLSGGQQQRVAIARALVGKPKLILADEPTGNLDSKHGQEVMNMITELNNNGTTVLMVTHSEEHAQYAHRIVRMLDGQILSESEDQKQTALA; encoded by the coding sequence ATGTTAAAGCTGACTAATCTGGTAAAACGCTTTACCACCGACGAAGTGGAAACCTCCGCCCTCAATGGTATCAACCTGACAATCAAGGAAGGCGAGTTTGTCGCCGTAATGGGCCCTTCAGGTTGTGGTAAGTCCACACTGCTTAACATTGTCGGCATGCTCGACACCCCCGACGATGGCAGCTATGTCTTCAATGGTGAAGAGATCGCCCACTACAATGAAAACCAGCGCGCCAATCTTCGCAAAAACAACCTCGGGTTTATCTTCCAGAGCTTCAACCTGATTGATGAGCTGACCGTTGCCGAAAACGTAGACCTGGCCCTGCTCTATCAGGGCGTTCCCGCCAAAGAGCGCAAACAGCGCGTTACCGAAGTGCTGGAAAAAATGAACATCGCCCACCGCGCCAAGCACTTTCCGCAGCAATTGTCAGGTGGTCAACAGCAGCGCGTTGCCATCGCCCGGGCACTGGTTGGCAAGCCCAAGCTGATCCTCGCCGATGAACCGACCGGTAACCTGGACAGCAAACACGGCCAGGAGGTGATGAACATGATCACTGAACTAAACAACAACGGCACCACCGTACTGATGGTGACCCACTCGGAAGAACACGCACAATACGCACACCGGATTGTTCGTATGCTTGATGGTCAGATTTTAAGTGAGTCAGAAGACCAGAAGCAGACCGCACTGGCCTGA